A stretch of DNA from Hippoglossus stenolepis isolate QCI-W04-F060 chromosome 16, HSTE1.2, whole genome shotgun sequence:
ACACCTAGGTGATCATCTAGCAAATTCCATCCCGAATGTTTCTTTAAGTATAGCCTTAAttgatttagtgtttttaatccAGCGTCCGGTGAAAATGTCGGTCTTTTTAAACAGCCACCTTCGTGTGCCCAGTGTGTAAGAAGGTGTTTAAGAAAGCAGAAACTCTGCGGCGGCACAAGTGGACCCATGCTTCCCACAAGCCTGTCCTGGTCTGTCCCAGGAAGGACTGCCAGGCCTACTTCTCCACCACCTTTAACCTGCAGCACCACATCCGCAAGGTTCACCTCGAGCTCCTCAAGTACAAGTGCTCCTTCCCTGACTGCCCACGCAAGTTTGCTATGCGGGTACATAACATGTTTGCTGGTCCCTGTGAGGTGATATGATCAGTTCTTGTAttcaaaaaacactttatatatATCTTTTGATCAGCATAATGCAGAACTGCCTTTTTAATAGTAATATTACAACTGAGACACTGATCAGCAGATTTCTGTGAAAAACGCAAAAATCCAAATTTGAATTGGATGAAACTGGGTGTAAACATGGATGAGAGACGATTTCTGAATATTccacagctttttctttttgtacaaAGCTTCAGTATGTTGTATATTATGACTTTTCTTCCACAGGAGAGTATGAATAGACACCTGCTTCACCATGACCCAAATGCCACCACTCTGAAGGTGAGACTGACGTCAGCATTTCACAAGTCAAATGAGGGCTAAATCAACCTGGTCAGATGATTGATTTCAGATCTGTGGCTATACACAACCAGAGCAATGGCAAAAACAATATTATCCAAAACCCTCCCtctaaaatatgatatttttctaaatatccCAACAGAAACGTCAAAGGGCCAAGAAATCGTGGCAGAAGCGTCTGGACGGAAACCATCAGCCCCTTGTGGAGCAGAACCTACATCGCCTCTTCGCCCTGCGCATGCGCATCTCCAGACGTGCCAAAGTGGAAACCAACCTCTCGGGCCTCTTCAATGAACGCAAGATCCCTCATTATGTTGACCCGGAGGTCAACCTGCGCAACCTGTTCGGCATCAAACAGTCCCGTCCTTTTGAGGAGAAACCGGAGGAAGCTCCCCTGAAAGAGGAAAAGGCTCCGGCAGTTTGACTGTTAAATCTCTGCGAGCCATGGACTGTTAATTTAATTTGAGAATTTGAAAATTTGGGTCTCTTTGGTTTAAGTTTTCTAATGTAGCCGACatacattaatattttaatttaaacaaagtaTTTGTTACTTGAAACATTGATAAGCATGTGAAGCGTCTGAGAATTTGAGATTGAATTCTTTGAAGACAACGGGTCTTCAGTGAAATGCTTGTTGACCCAATAAAATGAGTTACATTTTCgatcaaagtgttttttcatGCTGTCATCTTCTAATGCGAGTGTTTACATGACCACTGCCAGACGTCcgtccttcagcagcagcagctgctggagaggTATCGTCTCCGGGGCCAAGATTTTTGTTCAGTCTCAATTTGATTGCAATTAAAAGCATCTCATTGTTGACGCACTCGAGCAGCTGTTCTCCTCCAGCGACTCTTGAGCTCTTTTTGGTGGCAGAGATTGGTTGACATTTGCAGACCATGTTGGAGctcattaaatatgaacaaaGGGCTCAACATGAGTAAGAGCTGAGTCACAGGAAGCATCGCTTTGGGGGCGGATTGAGACTTTGAACATGAAGTAGCCGAGACTCAACTGTCAGATCTGCTCAACTGAGGTTAAGCTGTTGGAGATAAGATTTTGCCTTCATGGACCTTTAGAGACTAACCGTGCAGTGTATGTGATTAAACTATTCTTTTACTACCAGGCTTTATAGAGTTGAGTTATAGAGCTGCAACTGTTTTCATCAATTACTCCACACTTTCAGATTATTCTGACAAATTTCCCTCGGGATAATTTAATGGGGctcacattaaacattaacatgGTTTACAAAATCCTATAAATATACTTGCAGGTGATGTACATAAAACTGGTCGCTGCAGCTTCTAGACAAATGAAAGCTGTTAAAGCTAGCTTTACTGGAACAACCAAAGATCAATACGTTGCACTGACTTCTACCTACAGGAGACAAAGGGtcaaaaggaaaagtgaaggCCATAGAAGAAATGAAGTTTAAAGCctaaaataatggaaaaaatgTGCTATGATCCcacttttcctttaaaacagCTCCAGCTCTCTTTGTGCAGTTCAGTTTGTTCCCAGCATTAAGACGTTAAACTAAAGCATCAAGTCTGTCTACATGTGTCACTTTTTGCTTAACTTGAATTTAGGGATGAATATGAGACAACTTTATATTTGGGACCTTGCTCTAGCCGTGACAAATTGCActtttgaaaaagaaatacGACTGCCCTAtaatataaaacttttaaaGGTTTCAGAATCTGAAAGGTTCCTTTTTCTTTCAAGTGTTAAAGcgtttcttttttgtgttaaaCAATTCATTTTCTTGTGGCTCAGTGGAGCAAAGCAGAGTTCATTTCAAAGCTTCAGCTTAGCTCTCCAACAGCCTGTCAGTTTGAGCTCAGATGGGGTCTCCACTGTTTTCCTTTGCTCTGCCGAAGGTCATTCTGTTGGCTCTGTGGCCCCAGGCTTCCTCACTCCCCTCACTGGTGGC
This window harbors:
- the si:dkey-208k4.2 gene encoding P43 5S RNA-binding protein-like isoform X3 translates to MKMETVRSEKPASSPPRPQLKCSHGNCGATFTRQWKLKEHEAVHTGERPCQCTVAGCGRRFTRKSHLSRHMLQHKGDKQFKCIFATCTKAFLTSSKLKRHVGCAHAAKNKFFTCDQPNCSLTFKKRRLLKLHLKEHDVSAEFKCTKDGCNATFVSHIARNSHKKKHAGYRCPRANCKVLEHTWGKLQKHMAKHLATFVCPVCKKVFKKAETLRRHKWTHASHKPVLVCPRKDCQAYFSTTFNLQHHIRKVHLELLKYKCSFPDCPRKFAMRESMNRHLLHHDPNATTLKKRQRAKKSWQKRLDGNHQPLVEQNLHRLFALRMRISRRAKVETNLSGLFNERKIPHYVDPEVNLRNLFGIKQSRPFEEKPEEAPLKEEKAPAV
- the si:dkey-208k4.2 gene encoding P43 5S RNA-binding protein-like isoform X1; translated protein: MKMETVRSEKPASSPPRPQLKCSHGNCGATFTRQWKLKEHEAVHTGERPCQCTVAGCGRRFTRKSHLSRHMLQHKGDKQFKCIFATCTKAFLTSSKLKRHVGCAHAAKNKFFTCDQPNCSLTFKKRRLLKLHLKEHDVSAEFKCTKDGCNATFVSHIARNSHKKKHAGYRCPRANCKVLEHTWGKLQKHMAKHLATFVCPVCKKVFKKAETLRRHKWTHASHKPVLVCPRKDCQAYFSTTFNLQHHIRKVHLELLKYKCSFPDCPRKFAMRVHNMFAGPCEESMNRHLLHHDPNATTLKKRQRAKKSWQKRLDGNHQPLVEQNLHRLFALRMRISRRAKVETNLSGLFNERKIPHYVDPEVNLRNLFGIKQSRPFEEKPEEAPLKEEKAPAV
- the si:dkey-208k4.2 gene encoding P43 5S RNA-binding protein-like isoform X2 — translated: MKMETVRSEKPASSPPRPQLKCSHGNCGATFTRQWKLKEHEAVHTGERPCQCTVAGCGRRFTRKSHLSRHMLQHKGDKQFKCIFATCTKAFLTSSKLKRHVGCAHAAKNKFFTCDQPNCSLTFKKRRLLKLHLKEHDVSAEFKCTKDGCNATFVSHIARNSHKKKHAGYRCPRANCKVLEHTWGKLQKHMAKHLVCKKVFKKAETLRRHKWTHASHKPVLVCPRKDCQAYFSTTFNLQHHIRKVHLELLKYKCSFPDCPRKFAMRVHNMFAGPCEESMNRHLLHHDPNATTLKKRQRAKKSWQKRLDGNHQPLVEQNLHRLFALRMRISRRAKVETNLSGLFNERKIPHYVDPEVNLRNLFGIKQSRPFEEKPEEAPLKEEKAPAV